One part of the Nostoc sp. PCC 7120 = FACHB-418 genome encodes these proteins:
- a CDS encoding glycosyltransferase — protein sequence MKTRIANDEPLVSICIPTYNGESFIDMAMKSIKSQIYNNIEVIISDDNSTDATIDKINFFHAKENLKVNVIAHERYGLANNWNFCISQAQGKYIKFLFQDDILEPDAIKKMVALAEEDEEIGLVFSPRQLFSDSKDANYSPRYLEHHEAKDVHKYWSILETIQSGSKLLQDTNIFDNPINKIGEPSTVLIRKEVFDKVGLFNNELCQLVDLEMWLRIMSQYKIGFIDQVLSHFRIHPQQQTRRNIDLKDAILLDYQKLFQYIADDSRYPDITRQMAAVRYAILSNDHTELNRLRNQIAQQWLNIPDEKLAEIYAGLLGKTHKVLLANSINDKNFASKDSILVKDIVISQEFTNCKSIQNLLAAMMLGDFNRVLLLSDFSQIPEWLLYDYIQFLFPVQDYFKLLGNTVEYYQYIEKSVYLLHKYIFQELDSYSSYKATNYFTQIANFIHIYFNEINLKDVYVKRADIIEQCLKINGHKIDYEFQDRDRNRKKIRLGILSAHFTPSAETFAYLPVYEYLSRDFEVILYSLTETSHRLEQYCRISANLFKVLPKGLSDQVNAIRTDDLDILFVATNVTVVTSQICQLAIHRLARIQITSGASVATTGMRNMDYYISGTLTDPSPTAQEQYQEKLIKLEGTAHCFSYGTEEGKLTTPVERNSLGIPGNAVVFISGANYFKTVPELMDTWAKIISIVPNSVLVLLPFGPNWSSNYPKAEFINHLNSIFSRHGLGTERLRVLDPQPVPDREDMKEYYKIADVYLDSYPFAGTTSLIEPLQVNLPVIARQGSCFRSAMGAAIIQTLNIPDLVADSEDSYIELAVALGNNSALRQQKSAEIKEKMQSNPSFLDSRSYSAKMGSLFQELFSDYIADTLSQNLCLKDINLIIFPDWSESEELISSELEQVIKTVATHPDSEKIILLINIDNIGIDDVEMLLSAVAMNLLMQEDLDVSEGLEISLVESLSDIQWKALLPRIHARIVLEHENQDVVIQTKADTLLTCNLEGLSQAQEKEPFCLSE from the coding sequence ATGAAAACAAGAATTGCTAATGATGAGCCATTAGTTAGTATTTGCATTCCGACATACAATGGTGAATCCTTCATTGATATGGCGATGAAAAGCATTAAATCTCAGATATATAATAATATAGAAGTTATTATTTCTGATGATAACTCAACCGATGCAACAATAGATAAGATAAATTTTTTCCATGCAAAAGAAAACTTAAAAGTTAATGTTATAGCTCATGAAAGATATGGGTTGGCGAATAATTGGAATTTCTGTATTTCTCAAGCTCAAGGTAAATACATTAAATTTCTATTCCAAGATGATATTTTAGAGCCTGATGCTATTAAAAAAATGGTTGCATTGGCGGAAGAAGACGAGGAAATAGGTTTAGTATTCTCACCTCGTCAATTATTTTCTGACTCTAAAGATGCTAACTATAGTCCAAGATATTTAGAACATCATGAGGCCAAAGACGTACATAAATATTGGTCAATTTTAGAAACAATTCAATCAGGGAGCAAGCTTTTACAAGACACCAATATATTTGATAATCCTATTAACAAAATTGGTGAACCAAGTACTGTTTTAATCAGAAAAGAAGTATTTGATAAAGTAGGATTATTTAATAATGAACTTTGTCAACTAGTAGATTTAGAAATGTGGCTCAGAATTATGAGCCAATACAAAATCGGGTTTATTGATCAAGTTTTATCACACTTTCGTATACATCCCCAACAACAGACTCGCCGGAATATAGATTTAAAAGATGCTATTTTATTAGATTATCAAAAACTTTTTCAGTATATTGCTGATGACAGCCGTTATCCTGATATAACCAGACAAATGGCTGCTGTTAGATATGCTATTTTGAGCAATGACCATACTGAATTAAACCGATTACGAAACCAAATAGCACAACAATGGCTTAATATTCCAGATGAAAAATTAGCTGAAATATATGCAGGTTTGTTGGGAAAAACACATAAAGTACTCCTTGCGAATAGTATTAATGATAAAAATTTCGCTAGTAAAGATAGCATTCTCGTTAAAGATATAGTTATTTCTCAAGAATTCACCAACTGCAAATCTATTCAGAATTTACTAGCGGCTATGATGTTAGGTGATTTTAATCGAGTTCTTTTACTGTCTGACTTTTCACAAATACCTGAATGGTTATTGTATGACTATATTCAGTTCCTATTTCCGGTTCAAGATTATTTTAAACTGTTAGGAAATACAGTTGAATACTATCAATATATAGAAAAAAGTGTTTATTTATTACATAAATATATTTTCCAAGAATTAGATTCTTATTCGTCTTATAAAGCTACTAATTATTTTACTCAGATTGCTAATTTTATCCATATTTATTTTAATGAAATCAATTTGAAAGATGTATATGTCAAACGTGCCGATATAATAGAACAATGTTTGAAAATAAACGGACATAAAATTGATTATGAATTTCAAGATAGAGATAGAAATAGAAAAAAAATCAGACTTGGTATTCTATCTGCACATTTCACACCCTCAGCAGAAACATTTGCATACCTTCCCGTTTATGAATACCTCAGTCGAGATTTTGAGGTGATATTGTATTCCCTCACAGAAACGAGTCATAGATTAGAACAATATTGCCGAATTTCTGCGAACTTATTTAAAGTTCTACCAAAAGGTTTATCAGATCAGGTAAATGCTATTCGTACTGATGATTTGGATATATTATTCGTTGCTACTAACGTAACTGTAGTAACCAGCCAAATCTGCCAGTTAGCAATCCATAGATTAGCAAGAATACAAATAACTAGTGGCGCTTCCGTGGCAACAACTGGAATGAGAAATATGGATTACTATATTTCTGGTACATTAACTGATCCTTCACCCACGGCACAAGAGCAATATCAAGAAAAACTAATTAAATTAGAAGGAACTGCTCACTGTTTTAGTTATGGCACTGAGGAAGGTAAATTAACAACTCCGGTTGAAAGAAATAGTTTAGGAATTCCCGGAAATGCGGTTGTTTTCATCTCTGGTGCTAATTATTTTAAAACAGTCCCAGAACTAATGGATACTTGGGCGAAAATTATTTCTATAGTACCAAATTCAGTTTTAGTGCTTTTACCATTTGGTCCAAATTGGTCAAGTAATTATCCAAAAGCAGAATTTATCAATCACCTGAATTCAATATTTTCTAGGCATGGGTTAGGGACTGAACGCTTAAGAGTTTTAGATCCTCAACCAGTTCCAGACCGTGAGGACATGAAGGAATATTATAAAATTGCCGATGTCTATTTAGATTCCTATCCATTTGCAGGGACAACTTCATTAATAGAACCACTACAGGTTAATTTACCCGTCATTGCTAGACAAGGAAGCTGCTTCCGTTCTGCAATGGGAGCAGCAATTATACAAACATTGAATATTCCTGATTTAGTTGCTGATAGTGAAGACTCTTACATTGAATTAGCTGTTGCATTAGGTAATAATTCTGCATTAAGACAACAAAAAAGCGCCGAAATCAAGGAAAAAATGCAAAGTAATCCTAGTTTTTTGGATAGTCGCTCTTATTCAGCTAAAATGGGAAGTTTATTTCAAGAACTTTTTAGTGATTATATTGCAGATACTCTCAGTCAGAATTTATGCTTAAAAGATATCAACTTAATTATTTTTCCTGATTGGTCAGAATCAGAAGAGTTGATTAGTTCAGAACTGGAACAGGTAATTAAAACTGTTGCAACTCATCCTGACAGTGAAAAAATTATATTATTAATCAATATCGATAATATTGGTATTGATGATGTGGAAATGTTGTTATCGGCTGTGGCAATGAATCTGCTGATGCAAGAGGATTTAGATGTGAGTGAGGGATTGGAAATTTCTTTAGTAGAAAGTTTGAGTGATATTCAGTGGAAGGCTTTATTACCTCGTATTCATGCACGAATTGTTTTAGAACATGAAAATCAAGATGTAGTAATACAAACGAAAGCAGATACTTTACTAACTTGCAACTTAGAAGGTTTAAGCCAAGCGCAAGAGAAAGAGCCTTTTTGCTTGTCTGAGTAA
- a CDS encoding Uma2 family endonuclease has translation MTAITINLNNVVRLSEDQFYQLCRDNPDIKFERNVNGQLIIMPPTGGETGRYNAKLTTRFVLWNEQTKLGEVFDSSTCFRLPNGAERSPDVSWIEISRWNELSLAQREKFPPITPDFVLELMSPSDSLNQTQAKMEEYMNAGVKLGWLIDRKTRRVEIYRQGQPKEVLDSPTSLSGEDILIGFTLDLQIIWT, from the coding sequence GTGACTGCTATTACTATTAACTTGAACAATGTAGTTAGACTCAGCGAAGACCAATTTTATCAGCTTTGTCGGGATAATCCCGATATAAAATTTGAGCGCAATGTCAACGGACAATTAATCATTATGCCACCCACAGGGGGAGAGACTGGAAGATATAACGCTAAACTTACAACAAGATTTGTTTTGTGGAATGAGCAAACAAAACTAGGTGAAGTTTTCGACTCCTCGACCTGTTTTAGACTACCCAATGGTGCAGAGCGCTCACCCGATGTTTCTTGGATAGAAATCAGCCGATGGAATGAGCTTTCATTAGCACAACGGGAAAAATTTCCTCCCATTACTCCCGATTTTGTTTTAGAGCTAATGTCTCCATCTGATAGCTTGAATCAAACCCAAGCCAAAATGGAAGAATATATGAATGCGGGAGTTAAGCTAGGCTGGTTAATAGATAGAAAAACCCGTCGTGTAGAAATTTATCGTCAAGGACAACCAAAAGAAGTATTAGACTCTCCCACTAGTTTATCTGGAGAAGACATATTAATTGGTTTTACTTTAGACTTGCAGATTATCTGGACTTAA
- a CDS encoding type IV pilin-like G/H family protein: protein MLKPELQAKFLSHLSNRKNREEEGFTLIELLVVVIIIGVLAAIALPSLLGQVNKAKQSEARNYVGTANRSQQAFFLEYQRFATDLSELQVGIRTPSENYSYDIQVNGSAPNAAQFRGVAIKPALKSYYGLVGTQLGSSATSEALTVAIACESAAPSQGVDAITTFSTGCATTYVSLSR, encoded by the coding sequence ATGCTTAAGCCAGAATTGCAAGCTAAATTCCTCAGCCACCTCAGCAACCGTAAGAACAGAGAAGAAGAAGGTTTTACCTTAATTGAATTGCTAGTTGTAGTAATTATCATCGGTGTACTTGCTGCGATCGCGTTACCTTCGCTACTTGGTCAGGTCAACAAAGCCAAACAATCAGAAGCGAGAAACTACGTAGGTACAGCTAACCGCTCTCAACAAGCTTTCTTCTTGGAATATCAAAGATTCGCTACTGACCTTTCTGAATTGCAAGTAGGGATTAGAACACCATCTGAGAACTACAGCTACGATATTCAGGTTAACGGTAGTGCGCCTAATGCTGCTCAATTTAGAGGAGTAGCTATTAAACCAGCGCTGAAATCTTACTATGGGTTAGTAGGTACACAACTCGGAAGTAGTGCCACTTCTGAGGCACTCACAGTAGCAATAGCTTGTGAGTCAGCAGCACCTTCTCAGGGCGTAGATGCCATTACTACATTTAGTACTGGATGTGCTACTACTTACGTCTCTTTATCTAGATAG
- a CDS encoding murein transglycosylase A: MRKTLALFSLSLGITFFNPLQLAVSQVPPTAPPLKLVEIGTNCTPVRACLGWDEQLFSGHGGLKSDRQGLLNSIDNSLRYLETPKAVTAYDNYPIKEITRDRVRRSLRRFRQLVATAKSPAQLQAAVRREFAFYKSVGDDGQGRVKFTAYYAPIYQASRVRTAQYKYPIYRVPPDFEQWTKPHPKRADLEGVDGLLGEKSQLRGLEMFWLRDRFQAYMIHIQGSAKLNLTDGTQTSVGFAGGTDYPWTAVGRLLFQDGKLSKEELNMPGIIRYFRKNPQSMSNYLPRWERFIFFKETKGEPATGSISVPLVPERSIATDKSLMPPGALAVINATFPYPGQRNQLINRRVSRFVLDQDTGSAIKGPGRVDYFLGYGDLAGDRAGITVTTGSIYYLLLK, translated from the coding sequence ATGAGAAAAACGCTGGCTTTGTTTTCCCTGAGTTTAGGAATCACCTTTTTTAACCCACTGCAACTTGCTGTGAGTCAGGTACCACCCACAGCACCACCTTTAAAACTTGTTGAGATTGGTACTAACTGCACACCAGTGCGTGCTTGCTTGGGTTGGGATGAGCAACTTTTTTCAGGACATGGGGGTTTAAAAAGCGATCGCCAAGGTCTATTAAACTCAATAGATAACAGTTTGCGTTATTTAGAAACCCCAAAAGCAGTTACAGCTTACGATAATTACCCAATTAAAGAAATTACCCGCGACAGAGTGCGTCGGAGTTTGCGCCGTTTTCGTCAGTTGGTGGCTACTGCTAAATCTCCAGCACAATTACAAGCGGCTGTGCGGAGGGAGTTCGCTTTTTACAAGTCTGTTGGTGATGATGGACAGGGTAGAGTGAAGTTTACAGCCTACTACGCGCCAATTTATCAAGCCAGTCGTGTACGCACGGCACAATATAAGTATCCAATTTATCGAGTACCACCGGATTTTGAGCAATGGACTAAACCCCATCCTAAAAGAGCTGATTTAGAAGGGGTAGACGGTTTGTTGGGAGAAAAAAGCCAGCTACGGGGTTTAGAAATGTTTTGGTTGCGCGATCGCTTTCAAGCGTACATGATCCATATCCAAGGTTCTGCTAAACTCAACTTAACTGATGGAACTCAAACCAGTGTGGGTTTTGCAGGCGGAACAGATTACCCTTGGACAGCTGTAGGGCGACTGCTGTTTCAAGACGGTAAATTATCTAAAGAAGAATTAAATATGCCGGGAATTATTCGCTATTTCCGCAAAAATCCCCAGTCTATGAGTAATTATTTACCACGTTGGGAACGCTTTATTTTCTTCAAGGAAACTAAAGGTGAACCAGCTACAGGCAGTATCAGCGTACCTCTTGTACCAGAACGTTCCATTGCCACAGATAAATCTCTCATGCCACCAGGAGCATTGGCTGTAATTAACGCGACATTTCCTTATCCTGGTCAACGTAACCAGTTGATTAACCGCAGAGTCAGCCGTTTTGTCCTTGATCAAGATACAGGTAGCGCCATTAAAGGCCCAGGCAGAGTAGATTATTTCCTTGGCTATGGTGACTTAGCAGGCGATCGCGCTGGTATTACCGTTACTACTGGCTCTATATATTACCTACTACTAAAGTAA
- a CDS encoding CHAD domain-containing protein, translated as MTLATETTVKTLGNYAYEAIQKHFKKTLKWEKAVKKDEDPEALHQMRVGMRRLRTAISRFDIALNLSKPASDKNIGKIARKLGNLRDLDVLKQTLETLYQPHLPEKEQKTLQKAFDALTKQRVSVLDKTQETLKDESYKSLKHSLEEWLEKPSYQPLASLPIKQVLPDLLLPEVSSFLLHPGLLVGTDIVDCEVKIITDWPADKIEQQLTTKGETIHSLRKQAKRLRYQMELFTELYGDSYAAYITKVKSIQDILGNIQDSVVMGEWLVDVFKSDIHNQLPTLANLLAENRYQWWQQWQPLQEQYLKAENRHNFHLTILHPSDESIVISQ; from the coding sequence ATGACATTAGCTACAGAAACAACAGTCAAAACTCTAGGAAATTACGCTTACGAAGCTATCCAAAAACATTTTAAGAAAACCTTGAAGTGGGAAAAAGCTGTTAAGAAAGATGAAGATCCAGAAGCATTACACCAAATGCGAGTAGGCATGAGACGCTTACGTACAGCTATTAGTAGATTTGACATAGCATTAAATTTATCAAAGCCCGCCAGTGATAAAAATATTGGTAAAATTGCCCGTAAGCTGGGTAATCTCAGAGACTTAGACGTATTAAAACAAACCTTAGAAACCCTTTATCAACCACATTTACCAGAAAAAGAGCAAAAAACTTTGCAAAAAGCTTTTGATGCTTTAACTAAACAACGAGTAAGTGTACTTGATAAAACCCAAGAAACATTGAAAGATGAGTCTTATAAGTCCTTAAAACATTCATTAGAGGAATGGTTAGAAAAACCTAGTTATCAACCATTAGCCTCTCTACCAATAAAGCAAGTATTACCAGATTTATTGTTACCTGAAGTAAGCAGTTTCTTGCTGCATCCTGGGTTGTTAGTAGGAACCGATATTGTAGATTGTGAAGTTAAAATTATCACTGATTGGCCAGCCGACAAGATAGAACAACAACTGACCACAAAAGGCGAAACAATTCATAGCTTAAGAAAACAAGCCAAACGCCTGCGCTATCAAATGGAATTATTTACTGAGTTATATGGTGATTCTTATGCCGCCTACATTACAAAGGTCAAAAGTATCCAAGATATTTTAGGTAACATTCAAGACAGTGTAGTCATGGGTGAGTGGCTGGTAGATGTATTCAAGTCAGATATCCACAATCAATTACCAACACTTGCTAATCTACTAGCAGAAAATCGCTACCAGTGGTGGCAACAGTGGCAACCTTTACAAGAGCAGTACCTCAAAGCCGAAAATAGGCATAACTTTCATTTAACAATACTCCACCCTAGTGATGAGTCAATAGTCATTAGTCAATAG
- a CDS encoding DUF3616 domain-containing protein yields MVNFHLLQQISLTFDKTFQQHREDISAILLTQEKHLWLGSDETATIERLYLVDGNKFSDHKQFRVAEFIDLPAPEDEEIDIEGLAYADNYLWFTGSHSYKRKNIKSDNTDEKNISRLAKVTSEDNRYILGRIPLVNGKLLQSCPDPQDANKQLVAAKLELIKQGNVLMSALADDPHLGFFVKAAIPGKDNGFDVEGLAVYENKIFLGLRGPVLRGWAIILEIELQDSQPGLMRLWESGKGGKTYKKHFVWLNGLGIRDLCLAGKDLLILAGPTMDLDGPVQVYRIENGVNLQENILNRPELVQKIPYGDRNDHAEGITLFEDVSGVPSILVVYDSPAKSRLVGNDSVIADVFPLG; encoded by the coding sequence ATGGTAAACTTCCATCTGCTTCAACAAATCAGTCTGACATTTGATAAAACTTTTCAGCAACACAGGGAAGATATTTCAGCTATATTACTTACTCAAGAAAAGCATTTATGGCTGGGGTCGGATGAAACTGCCACCATTGAGCGTTTATATTTGGTTGATGGCAATAAATTTAGTGATCACAAACAATTTCGGGTAGCTGAATTTATTGATTTACCAGCACCAGAAGATGAAGAAATTGATATTGAAGGATTAGCTTATGCTGATAATTACCTGTGGTTTACAGGTTCTCATAGCTATAAGCGTAAAAATATTAAATCAGACAATACGGATGAAAAAAATATTTCTCGATTAGCCAAAGTTACATCGGAAGATAATCGCTACATCTTAGGAAGAATTCCCCTTGTAAATGGTAAATTATTGCAGTCTTGCCCTGATCCGCAAGATGCAAATAAGCAGTTAGTTGCTGCAAAATTAGAGTTAATCAAGCAAGGAAATGTTTTGATGTCAGCTTTGGCTGATGATCCGCACTTAGGTTTCTTTGTCAAAGCTGCAATACCTGGTAAAGATAATGGCTTTGATGTTGAAGGTTTAGCTGTGTACGAAAACAAAATTTTCTTGGGTTTACGTGGCCCTGTGTTGCGAGGTTGGGCGATTATTTTGGAAATTGAGCTACAAGATTCCCAGCCAGGTTTGATGAGACTATGGGAGTCTGGAAAAGGTGGAAAGACGTACAAAAAACATTTTGTTTGGTTGAATGGCTTAGGAATTCGTGATTTATGTCTGGCTGGAAAAGACTTGTTAATTTTAGCTGGGCCAACGATGGATTTAGATGGGCCTGTACAAGTTTATCGAATAGAAAATGGTGTAAATTTACAAGAAAATATTCTCAACAGACCAGAATTAGTCCAAAAAATTCCCTATGGCGATCGCAATGATCATGCTGAAGGTATAACATTATTTGAGGATGTATCCGGTGTACCTTCCATATTGGTAGTGTATGACTCTCCAGCCAAGAGTAGACTGGTGGGTAATGATAGCGTTATCGCTGATGTGTTCCCACTAGGTTAA
- a CDS encoding NIL domain-containing protein, translating to MKKRVTLTFPKRAIQMPVTYVLAKEFNVAANIIRAQVAPNQIGKLVVELSGDIDQLDAAIEWMRSRHINVSLTLGEIVVDEDVCVHCGLCTGVCPTEALTLHPETYKLTFTRSRCIVCEQCIPTCPVQAISTNL from the coding sequence GTGAAAAAACGAGTTACCCTGACTTTCCCTAAACGTGCTATACAAATGCCTGTGACTTATGTGCTGGCGAAAGAGTTCAATGTGGCTGCGAATATCATCCGCGCTCAAGTTGCGCCTAATCAAATTGGCAAACTGGTAGTAGAACTATCGGGGGATATTGATCAGTTAGATGCAGCTATTGAATGGATGCGATCGCGCCATATTAATGTTTCCCTAACTCTAGGGGAAATTGTCGTTGATGAAGATGTATGTGTCCACTGTGGTTTATGCACTGGGGTTTGTCCTACAGAAGCCCTGACCTTGCACCCAGAAACATATAAACTAACATTCACGCGATCGCGCTGCATTGTCTGTGAGCAGTGTATTCCTACTTGTCCTGTACAAGCAATATCTACGAATCTTTAA
- a CDS encoding thioredoxin family protein — protein sequence MSTDSPIKPETTAGERLRNFLVAIVAIALTVALVLGLRTETAAVSLDKLYAASTPLEVAISNGKPSMVEFYANWCTVCQKMAPDIAEFEQQYADKMNFVMLNVDNTKWLPEMLKYRVDGIPHFVFLNKTGESLAQAIGDQPHTIMASNLEALVTGSALPHAQTSGQVSQVSTPVAPIGSQDDPRSHGSQVVN from the coding sequence ATGAGTACTGATTCACCAATTAAGCCGGAAACTACTGCGGGAGAGAGGTTGAGAAACTTTTTAGTTGCAATTGTAGCGATCGCTCTTACTGTTGCCTTAGTCTTAGGACTGCGGACAGAAACGGCTGCTGTATCTCTGGATAAATTATATGCAGCTTCCACTCCTTTAGAAGTGGCTATCAGCAACGGTAAGCCTTCAATGGTGGAATTTTACGCTAACTGGTGTACTGTCTGTCAAAAAATGGCTCCAGATATTGCCGAATTTGAACAACAGTATGCTGACAAGATGAATTTTGTCATGCTCAATGTAGATAATACCAAGTGGTTGCCGGAAATGCTGAAATATCGGGTAGACGGTATTCCTCACTTTGTATTTTTAAACAAAACTGGGGAAAGTCTAGCCCAGGCGATCGGCGATCAACCCCATACAATTATGGCAAGTAATTTAGAAGCCTTGGTGACTGGTTCCGCTTTACCCCATGCTCAAACTAGTGGACAAGTTTCTCAAGTCTCTACACCAGTTGCACCTATCGGTAGTCAAGACGATCCTCGCAGTCATGGTAGTCAAGTGGTGAATTAG
- a CDS encoding cyanophycinase encodes MAASEDKRQLVIIGGAEDKDGDSQILREFVRRSGGTKAYIVIMTAATELPRDVGENYIRVFERLGAENVRIIDTETREDASSSTALEAIAKATGIFFTGGDQARITSIIKDTEIDAAIHKRFSEGIVVGGTSAGAAVMPDKMIVEGDSETNPRLEIVEMGPGLGFLPGVVIDQHFSERGRLGRLITALIREPAVLGFGIDENTAMVVTDSQIEIIGQGSVTIVDESESTYNNMDKILRDEALAICGAKLHILPHGYKFDLKTRQPILTNGAAVDASVPVGSAIISAAV; translated from the coding sequence ATGGCTGCAAGTGAAGACAAACGGCAGTTGGTAATTATTGGTGGTGCAGAAGATAAAGATGGTGATTCGCAAATATTGCGGGAATTTGTGCGGCGTTCTGGTGGTACAAAAGCCTACATTGTAATTATGACGGCAGCGACAGAACTACCCAGAGATGTGGGAGAGAATTATATTAGAGTGTTTGAACGTTTGGGTGCGGAAAATGTTCGCATAATTGATACAGAAACCCGTGAAGATGCGTCTTCATCAACTGCACTGGAAGCGATCGCCAAAGCGACTGGTATATTTTTTACTGGGGGAGACCAAGCCAGGATTACCAGCATCATCAAAGACACCGAAATTGATGCAGCAATTCACAAACGCTTCTCTGAAGGTATCGTTGTTGGTGGCACAAGTGCCGGTGCGGCAGTCATGCCAGATAAAATGATTGTGGAAGGTGACTCAGAAACCAATCCTCGTTTAGAGATTGTAGAAATGGGGCCAGGTTTAGGTTTTCTCCCTGGGGTAGTCATTGACCAGCATTTTTCTGAACGCGGACGCTTGGGACGCTTAATTACAGCTTTGATTAGAGAACCAGCCGTACTAGGATTTGGGATTGATGAGAATACTGCTATGGTCGTGACTGACAGCCAAATTGAAATCATTGGCCAAGGTTCAGTCACAATTGTGGATGAATCAGAGTCTACATACAACAATATGGATAAAATCCTCAGGGATGAAGCTTTAGCAATTTGTGGCGCAAAACTACACATTTTGCCACATGGCTACAAATTTGATCTGAAAACTCGCCAGCCTATTTTAACTAATGGTGCTGCGGTGGATGCTTCTGTACCAGTTGGTTCTGCAATTATTTCTGCGGCTGTTTAA